caggTGAGGTGATGTAGATCtgcttggtggctgagcacttatagagccatctgtgtggaaagacatttcacaaaacaaaataacaatgaatattacATATCCACTGCAACATTTGattagaaattaataataaattggTACTGGATGCAGCAAAATTCAGTAAAAATGTTAAAGGATGCTTTGTATAAGTTTCAGAAATACAGAATATATGCCAAAATCCGTATTAAGTTTTGGtttagaataagaaagagaatagtAATCTACTTCATAGGCCTCAATGAGTTACCATTTATTCTTTCTTGAGACTTTATAGTGTGTAGTATGCATATATtgtttattaataatttataagAAAGGACTTTAATCCTGCAAGCCAACTGAATTGGGCTACAGCTCTGGAAGACAAATATCCTTTAGTGGACAGACAGCAGTATGAAATTCAAATAAGTTGTTGTGTATCCCTCAGTGTCATCTGTCCTATGCTTTGTATATAGAGGATGTTCACAGCAATTTTCCCATTAATGGAAACATGGGACTCAGATTGTGGGGTAGAGGGGGTTTTCTGGACATTAATACCTGTATTTATGAATACTAGAAGGTCATAGCAGTTCATTAGTACCCAATCTTGTAGTATTTGGTACCATGATTATATTTAGTACATTTGCCTTTTTCTAAATAATTTCCTTAAAGAATACATGCAATATGTAATTGCATGTTTCTGCATAGTACTTTTTAAAATTCAAAACTTTTTGTTACAGGAGGattttaataaattaaaaaatatacagaaacaaaTTCTTTTACCATGAAAAATTTGTTGAAcacatttttctctcatttagtGATAGCTTTTATATCACTTTAAAGAAGTAGACATTGTTTCAAAAGATGCAAAgtatttatgttatgtatgttataaGCTTTTCAGCTTGTAGTGTTGCAagaaacatcattattttcatggagCTGGTACCATGTGTGGGAGGATAAAGCctaattagttttttttaagCATACCACAAGAGGCAaattgatttatgtatgtatacatatatgcattcaatcCATATTGGTGTGACAGCACATACATTGGAACTCTTTTTATAAGATTTATCAAATTTAAATAATGTAAAGGTCCATTCTGACTCATAATGTGAGttagatgaaagaaataaaagcttGAACTATGAGAGTGtaatgtgtattttgtgtaataGTCTCATACTAAATGATCTTGGacttaaagaagaaaacaagtgtATCCTGTGAAATATGATGATCTTTGGAATGATTACAGATGAAAAatcccagtgtttttttttccttatgcaGCAAGTCACTGATTTTCCTAGTCATTCCACAGTGTCAAGGTGACGCCAGGAGCTGTAGTGTGTCTGGAGGCGGACTACCAGGGAGAAGTAACCATAGGGGCTCGCACTGTTATCCATCCAAAGGCACGTATTATAGCTGAAGCTGGACCTATTATCATTGGTGAAGGCAACTTAATAGAGGAGCAAGCCCAAATAATCAACAGGTTAGTGTTGAAGATGGAAGATCTTTTATTTAATAGTGATATATTTTACTCTACTGTGTAATATATGATCTGCACATTCCTCACCTACTTTAATTTTACTATTTGCATATGtctgtttttttacattttagaaACATAACTACATTAGAGTTGACTTTACATTTAGGAATTTTTCAGTGTACAGTATTGTACCACACATATAATGTTTaaaattccgttttctttattgcaGGTTACCTGAGGGTACTGAACCTGGAGAAGAACCACAGGTTATGGTCATTGGCAACAGTAATGTATTTGAAGTCGATAGCTATTGCCAGGCAACTAAAGTTGGTGACAACAATGTTTTAGAAGCTAAGAGTAAGTTTTTAGTATTTTAAAGACATGCAGAAATCAACTATTGaacatctttttgtttatcttatttctatttcttctatgttttttttttttttttttttttttttttttttgagatagtaGGGCAGCATTTAACCTACTTTACCACTATACACAAGTAAACATAATTCAGATAAGATTTgctttttgattatcatttctatcagatGATTTTGATTAGGGTTCAGGGAGTatattggtagaaaaaaaagTCTTATCTGGCACTACATCTGAGCGAACTTGTGAAACATGTCTATAGGGTGGCAGTGTGGCTGGTTCTCTTCTGTCCCCATCAGCTGAGAGAGGCAGGCTGGGCATTAAACTGGAAGCTTGTAATTGCAAAGCCAGCATTCTACCACTGAACTAAGCTTTACACATTTTTAATTTCTAACCAATGGAAATTGGGTTTTTGATTTACTgattatataaaaattacatgGATTCTAACTGTAATTAGATTATGAGATACTAGAGAAaatatttaaagatttttttttttgttttttgttaaaggTCACGTTGGTGCAGGAGTAGAGCTGACACGAGGATGCGTCATAGGATCTCTGTGTTCAATCACATGCCCGCAGGTCGTTTCTGAGAATACAGTGATTTATGGTGATGAGCTGCAAAGACGAAACCAGTCAGAAAAACCAGCAGTAAGTCTTGAATTTTATCTTTCATTGTAACTGGATTGAAAACTTTGGACACTGTTAAAAAAATTGGGACAATTGAAGAGTGAATAGAAATTATTACATGTA
This genomic stretch from Penaeus chinensis breed Huanghai No. 1 chromosome 8, ASM1920278v2, whole genome shotgun sequence harbors:
- the LOC125028025 gene encoding dynactin subunit 6-like, with protein sequence MSSLKQLDPAVCNVKVTPGAVVCLEADYQGEVTIGARTVIHPKARIIAEAGPIIIGEGNLIEEQAQIINRLPEGTEPGEEPQVMVIGNSNVFEVDSYCQATKVGDNNVLEAKSHVGAGVELTRGCVIGSLCSITCPQVVSENTVIYGDELQRRNQSEKPAPQGLQLDFLMKILPNYHHLIKPKKKVAV